The following proteins are encoded in a genomic region of Oceanotoga teriensis:
- a CDS encoding YhfT family protein encodes MEYILIALIGGFASILANKGVAVFNDGLRPIVPEYLEGRIDKKALAATSFALGFGLVIGFGIPVSIAATIILIHSILLGTDIIGTWSPDGKKGVIIAGVIGALYGLGLLFGLQSIVDVFAKLPVNFLPALGQVGAPIIAAFAVFPAVVVGYQYGVKNGMITLVISFLVRQITQYYGIFTIGDSKIALNPEGMALLAGMIVMLIYAMNEKADPNATQMDYKGLFGDRVKRIKKNVIWLAIMGGLVAAATSYGTLAGDPISLNLLAEGKNTEAALTAFARGIGFIPLVATTALATGVYGPVGMTFVFVVGILTKNAFLAFILGAIVITLEVLLLEVLAKMLDKFPGMRKAGDNIRTAMSKVLEVALLVGGMMAANQMAPKLGFFIVVGLYVLNKTSKKPIVDMAVGPVGAILVGILINLLSLIGLYSV; translated from the coding sequence ATGGAGTACATTTTAATCGCATTGATAGGCGGTTTCGCTTCTATTCTTGCAAACAAAGGTGTAGCAGTATTTAACGATGGTTTAAGGCCTATTGTTCCTGAATATTTAGAAGGAAGAATAGACAAAAAAGCTCTTGCAGCAACAAGTTTCGCACTTGGTTTTGGTCTTGTTATAGGATTTGGAATTCCTGTTTCAATAGCAGCAACAATAATCTTAATACATTCCATACTATTGGGAACAGATATTATTGGAACATGGTCACCTGATGGCAAAAAAGGAGTAATAATTGCTGGTGTAATAGGTGCTTTATACGGTTTAGGTTTATTATTTGGACTTCAATCAATAGTAGATGTATTTGCAAAATTACCTGTAAACTTTTTACCAGCTTTAGGACAAGTTGGAGCTCCTATAATTGCAGCATTTGCAGTATTTCCAGCAGTTGTTGTTGGTTATCAATACGGAGTAAAAAATGGAATGATAACCTTAGTAATATCTTTCTTAGTTAGACAAATAACACAGTACTATGGAATATTTACAATAGGAGATTCAAAAATAGCTTTAAATCCAGAAGGTATGGCTTTACTCGCTGGAATGATAGTTATGTTAATATACGCAATGAATGAAAAAGCTGATCCAAATGCAACACAAATGGATTATAAAGGATTATTTGGAGACAGAGTAAAGAGAATAAAGAAAAATGTTATTTGGCTTGCAATAATGGGTGGATTAGTTGCCGCTGCTACAAGCTATGGAACATTAGCAGGAGATCCTATATCATTAAACCTCTTAGCTGAAGGAAAAAATACTGAAGCAGCTTTAACTGCATTCGCAAGAGGAATAGGATTCATCCCATTAGTTGCTACAACAGCACTTGCTACAGGTGTTTATGGACCTGTTGGTATGACATTTGTATTCGTTGTAGGAATTTTAACAAAAAATGCTTTCTTAGCTTTCATATTGGGAGCAATAGTTATAACTTTAGAAGTTCTTTTATTAGAAGTTCTTGCAAAAATGCTTGATAAATTCCCTGGAATGAGAAAAGCTGGAGACAATATAAGAACAGCTATGTCAAAAGTTCTAGAAGTTGCATTATTAGTTGGCGGTATGATGGCTGCAAATCAAATGGCTCCAAAATTAGGATTCTTTATAGTTGTAGGTTTATATGTATTGAACAAAACATCAAAGAAACCTATAGTAGATATGGCAGTAGGACCTGTTGGAGCTATATTAGTAGGAATTTTAATAAACTTATTATCATTAATTGGACTTTACAGTGTATAA
- a CDS encoding DUF2620 domain-containing protein has translation MLKIVVGGQIDKDAVAKKIKSIGGDNVSVEVKSDMEAAMAIKTGQADYYFGACNTGGGGALAMAIALLGMPMCATVSMPGNVKSDAEIISEVKNGKKAFGFTPQHMDQVIPVIMKEILK, from the coding sequence ATGCTAAAAATAGTTGTTGGTGGTCAGATTGACAAAGACGCAGTGGCAAAAAAAATAAAGTCTATTGGTGGAGATAATGTATCAGTAGAAGTAAAATCAGATATGGAAGCAGCAATGGCAATAAAAACTGGACAAGCAGATTATTACTTTGGTGCATGTAATACTGGTGGAGGTGGTGCATTAGCAATGGCAATAGCTTTATTGGGAATGCCAATGTGTGCAACAGTTTCTATGCCTGGAAATGTAAAATCAGATGCTGAAATAATATCAGAAGTAAAAAACGGTAAAAAAGCATTTGGATTTACACCGCAACATATGGATCAAGTTATACCTGTAATCATGAAGGAAATCTTAAAATAA
- a CDS encoding PRD domain-containing protein, with protein sequence MELKDRLNILKESGQLDQKTFEEIHQIIKSIFDDYKIELNEENGAMLITHLSIALTRIKKDEKIDSADDFIIEQIKADKYFEESLNIIKKIENIIKLEIPENEKFFIQMHLCVLLNNELK encoded by the coding sequence ATGGAACTAAAAGACAGACTAAATATTTTAAAAGAATCAGGACAATTAGATCAAAAAACATTTGAAGAAATACATCAAATAATAAAATCCATTTTTGATGATTACAAAATAGAATTAAATGAAGAAAATGGAGCGATGCTTATAACTCATCTTTCAATTGCTTTAACAAGAATAAAAAAAGATGAAAAAATAGACTCAGCAGATGATTTTATAATTGAACAAATAAAAGCTGATAAATACTTTGAAGAATCTTTAAATATCATAAAAAAAATAGAAAATATAATAAAATTAGAAATTCCTGAAAATGAAAAATTCTTCATTCAAATGCATTTATGTGTACTATTAAACAATGAATTAAAATAA
- the yhfZ gene encoding GntR family transcriptional regulator YhfZ, producing the protein MEFKNKLMQKNGLVATLLAREFITKNEGERINTVSYYSEKFSYGRGTIQNALNLLKDSQAIKLRAKGHKGTFIEKLNYEILWDFTGLGTLMGVMPLPYSKLYEGLSTGLYKSIEGKNIPFNLAYMRGAKNRIEALKRKRYDFAVLSKFAALNSIKNNEEIEIIMDFGRYSYVNEHAMIFSEKAKTKIEKNMKVGIDKSSLDHYILTLDACKGIDVNFIDLPYNQILSKVINKEIDAAIWNVDEINERKMDIKYYKLERENIKGEDTQAVIVVNKTNDGIKNLLLDIIDQNLVKTYQKNVVKGNIIPNY; encoded by the coding sequence ATGGAATTTAAAAATAAACTAATGCAAAAGAATGGTCTTGTAGCCACACTTTTGGCGAGGGAATTCATAACCAAAAATGAAGGCGAGAGAATAAACACTGTTTCTTATTACTCAGAAAAATTCTCATATGGTAGGGGTACTATTCAAAATGCTTTAAATCTTTTAAAAGATAGTCAGGCTATAAAATTAAGAGCGAAAGGTCATAAAGGAACTTTCATAGAGAAATTAAATTATGAAATACTATGGGATTTTACAGGTTTGGGAACATTGATGGGAGTTATGCCACTTCCTTATTCAAAACTTTATGAAGGACTTTCAACGGGACTTTATAAATCAATAGAAGGCAAAAATATTCCTTTCAATCTTGCATATATGAGAGGAGCTAAAAATCGTATTGAAGCTTTAAAAAGAAAAAGATATGACTTTGCAGTACTCTCAAAATTTGCTGCATTGAATAGTATAAAAAATAATGAAGAAATAGAAATCATAATGGATTTTGGAAGATATTCATATGTTAATGAACATGCCATGATATTTTCAGAAAAAGCAAAAACTAAAATAGAAAAAAATATGAAAGTGGGTATAGATAAATCTTCATTAGACCATTACATATTAACACTTGATGCCTGTAAAGGTATAGATGTGAACTTCATAGATTTACCTTATAATCAAATATTATCGAAGGTAATAAACAAAGAAATAGATGCAGCTATATGGAATGTTGATGAAATAAATGAAAGAAAAATGGATATAAAATATTATAAACTTGAACGTGAGAATATAAAAGGTGAAGATACTCAAGCTGTAATTGTGGTAAATAAAACAAATGATGGAATAAAAAATCTTCTATTAGACATAATAGATCAAAATCTTGTAAAAACATATCAAAAAAATGTTGTAAAAGGAAACATAATTCCAAATTATTAA
- a CDS encoding serine hydrolase, protein MKKIFSLLFVLSIFVFSFAFTGQIDSLVKDQFKGEFKAHENNASLFIEKNGASVSDMELFINGMKVNIFDSDENVLKVNVSKFVVDGVNDIAFVNKSKKVARVVVPFITLEKALPEKAGMNSDVLSKIDAVVEGEISKGITPGAVVLIAKDGYIVKEKAYGFAQKYDIKGLLKDPVYMNTNTIFDLASVTKVMATTQSIMSLISEGKINSVEDKVIKYLPEFGKNGKENITIADLLTHTSGLTPWKPTFYHVNNRKEELDFINNLPLEYETGTDRRYSDFSFMALGFIVEAASGMPMEEYAKTIYNELNMVDTGYLPSEDLNSRIAATSWGNPYEYRMVMDDSFGYKCEESKYFNEFNGWRNYVLIGQVNDGNAFYANHGVAGHAGLFSTTGDLAILGQTMLNGGGYDTTRVYDEDIVKEFTSPKRFGQGYGFEVDKSWYMGSNRSKETFGHTGFTGTQVIFDPNFDLQIIILTNKQHNGVNPFTKYNSTGYLSREVCNIVYESIK, encoded by the coding sequence ATGAAAAAGATTTTCAGTTTACTTTTTGTTTTAAGTATTTTTGTTTTTTCATTTGCTTTTACAGGTCAAATAGACAGTTTGGTTAAGGATCAATTTAAAGGTGAATTTAAAGCTCATGAGAATAATGCATCTTTATTTATAGAAAAGAATGGTGCATCTGTTTCTGATATGGAACTTTTCATCAATGGTATGAAAGTAAATATTTTTGATTCTGATGAAAATGTTTTGAAAGTAAATGTTTCTAAGTTTGTTGTTGATGGAGTTAATGATATAGCTTTTGTTAATAAATCTAAAAAAGTTGCAAGAGTTGTAGTTCCTTTCATCACACTTGAAAAAGCTTTACCTGAAAAAGCTGGTATGAATTCAGATGTTTTAAGTAAGATTGATGCTGTTGTTGAAGGTGAAATTTCAAAAGGTATAACACCTGGTGCAGTTGTTTTAATAGCAAAAGATGGATATATAGTTAAAGAAAAGGCTTATGGTTTTGCTCAGAAATATGATATAAAAGGATTACTTAAAGATCCTGTATATATGAATACTAATACTATTTTTGATCTTGCTTCTGTTACAAAAGTTATGGCAACTACACAATCTATAATGTCTTTAATATCTGAAGGTAAAATTAATAGTGTTGAAGATAAAGTTATTAAGTATTTGCCAGAATTTGGAAAGAATGGTAAAGAGAATATAACTATTGCAGATTTACTTACACATACTTCAGGTCTTACACCTTGGAAACCAACTTTTTATCATGTTAATAATAGAAAAGAAGAACTTGATTTTATAAATAATTTACCACTCGAATATGAAACAGGTACAGATAGAAGGTATTCAGATTTTAGTTTCATGGCTCTTGGCTTTATTGTTGAAGCTGCAAGTGGTATGCCAATGGAAGAATATGCAAAAACAATTTATAATGAATTAAATATGGTTGATACTGGATATTTACCATCTGAAGATTTAAATTCAAGAATAGCAGCAACTTCTTGGGGCAATCCATATGAATACAGAATGGTTATGGATGATTCTTTTGGTTATAAATGTGAAGAAAGCAAGTATTTTAATGAATTTAATGGTTGGAGAAACTATGTTTTAATAGGACAAGTTAATGATGGTAATGCTTTTTATGCTAATCATGGCGTTGCTGGACATGCCGGATTATTTTCAACAACAGGAGATTTAGCAATTTTAGGACAAACTATGTTAAATGGTGGCGGTTATGACACTACAAGAGTTTATGATGAAGATATAGTAAAAGAATTTACAAGTCCAAAGAGATTTGGCCAAGGTTATGGTTTTGAAGTTGATAAATCTTGGTATATGGGAAGCAATAGATCAAAAGAAACTTTTGGTCATACAGGATTTACAGGAACACAGGTTATATTTGATCCTAATTTTGATTTACAGATAATTATTTTGACTAATAAACAACATAATGGAGTTAATCCATTTACAAAATATAATAGTACTGGATATTTGAGTAGAGAAGTATGTAATATAGTTTATGAATCAATAAAATAA
- a CDS encoding TetR/AcrR family transcriptional regulator, whose translation MDFKEFKNKERLMSSAIKEFGDKNFQNASLNNILKNAQISKGTFYYNFKTKEELYFYLIEKIAQEKSQYFENYYNENKIDYSDIFSVFEIPAKIGLRFASEYPEYIKFGQNVVNEKDPRINQKIQKKLSSATNQFIKPIIKASIEKNIIRSDIPEDFINELMSFMISNYYKIIEENIDFNDKNYYEKAIKKFNYLIDILKNGLLKK comes from the coding sequence ATGGATTTTAAAGAGTTTAAAAATAAAGAAAGACTTATGTCTTCCGCTATAAAAGAATTTGGCGACAAAAATTTTCAAAACGCTTCATTAAATAATATATTAAAAAATGCCCAAATAAGTAAAGGCACTTTTTACTACAACTTCAAAACAAAAGAAGAACTATACTTTTACTTAATAGAAAAAATTGCTCAAGAAAAATCACAATACTTCGAAAATTATTATAATGAAAACAAAATAGACTATTCAGACATATTTTCTGTTTTTGAAATACCCGCGAAAATAGGCTTAAGATTTGCTTCTGAATATCCAGAATATATAAAATTTGGACAAAATGTTGTAAATGAAAAAGATCCGAGAATAAATCAAAAAATACAAAAGAAATTATCATCTGCTACAAACCAATTCATAAAACCAATAATAAAAGCATCAATAGAAAAAAATATAATAAGATCCGATATTCCGGAAGATTTTATAAATGAACTCATGAGTTTTATGATATCAAATTACTACAAAATAATAGAAGAAAATATTGATTTCAATGATAAAAATTATTATGAAAAAGCGATAAAAAAATTTAATTATCTAATAGACATATTAAAAAATGGACTATTAAAAAAATAA
- a CDS encoding ABC transporter permease, translating into MKIKNLLKKDFKLILKDKLNIIFYIMPLILIIIIKIFSPSFMNSSSKLLLMNNIDKEIKTELQKYYDIKEYDDEEDLIKRINSFDDIIGIKYENSQIKILVQGNEDPLIKNQLNNILSHIQNERQINIETSSLGIENNQILNMITSLSILLVIGIPGVSMGFLMVEDKESKMIEAYSVSPLNLKIYMIEKIIFASIISVILGIISQIILIGFNFNYLEFIYILILGTLLSITVGIIIGTIADNQNSAIAISKTIIFIFIMLPMIAVILPQKIQYFFYILPGYWVYNIILSGINETMINSFSSFIIALILHILVIIAMIPKMSKEFKLKV; encoded by the coding sequence ATGAAAATAAAAAATTTATTAAAAAAAGATTTTAAATTAATATTAAAAGACAAACTAAATATAATATTCTATATAATGCCCTTAATACTTATAATAATTATAAAAATATTTTCACCATCATTTATGAATAGTAGTTCAAAACTTTTATTAATGAACAATATAGATAAAGAAATAAAAACAGAATTACAAAAATATTATGATATAAAAGAATATGATGATGAAGAAGATCTAATAAAAAGAATAAATAGTTTTGATGATATTATAGGAATAAAATATGAAAATTCTCAAATAAAAATATTAGTTCAAGGAAATGAAGATCCATTGATAAAAAATCAATTAAACAATATACTAAGTCATATACAAAATGAAAGACAAATCAATATTGAAACAAGTTCATTGGGAATCGAAAACAATCAAATATTAAATATGATAACCTCGCTCTCAATACTTCTTGTTATAGGTATACCTGGAGTTTCTATGGGATTTTTAATGGTAGAAGACAAAGAAAGTAAGATGATAGAAGCTTATTCAGTTTCTCCTTTAAATTTAAAAATATATATGATAGAAAAAATAATATTTGCATCGATAATATCTGTAATACTTGGAATAATATCTCAAATAATACTTATAGGATTTAATTTTAATTATTTAGAATTCATATACATATTGATTCTAGGAACATTATTATCAATAACAGTAGGAATAATAATAGGAACAATAGCAGATAATCAAAATTCAGCAATTGCAATATCAAAAACAATAATTTTTATATTCATAATGTTACCAATGATAGCAGTTATACTTCCACAAAAAATACAATATTTCTTCTATATACTCCCAGGATACTGGGTGTATAACATAATATTATCTGGAATAAATGAAACAATGATAAATTCATTTTCAAGTTTTATAATAGCTCTTATTTTACACATACTTGTTATAATAGCAATGATACCAAAAATGTCAAAAGAATTTAAGCTTAAAGTATGA
- a CDS encoding ABC transporter permease gives MIKTLLNTLKIDFKVAFKNSFMLIIIIMAIIYILLINFVLPEKLEMSQTQVIAYDSTSQKIFENNFKNLTYINDKDKLKESLLKNESAIGIILKENTAEIVLRGYESQTQINNIKAIISNLYSRNYKSYEIITLGKEVNKLSFNKKMLPVLIATDVIMMGFLFIAAMLFQEKQEGSISAYRVTPAGTINYILSKVLINSFLAIIFGIIVSIFTIGFQINYIIYTIIIFVSAFLVSLFGLFLAQFYSSISDFIYIALIFNVIAALPVMGYFNPSLYINIFKYIPSYPVMFGIDTLMTSGDISNSLKTLIVPIIELLIISPLTYITIKRNLIRR, from the coding sequence ATGATTAAAACTCTTCTAAATACTCTCAAAATAGATTTTAAAGTGGCATTTAAAAATAGTTTTATGCTAATAATAATAATAATGGCAATAATATATATTCTTTTAATAAATTTTGTATTGCCAGAAAAATTAGAAATGTCTCAAACTCAAGTAATTGCTTATGATTCAACATCACAAAAAATATTTGAAAATAACTTCAAAAACTTAACATACATAAATGATAAAGATAAATTAAAAGAGAGTCTATTAAAAAATGAATCGGCTATTGGAATAATACTAAAAGAAAATACTGCCGAAATAGTCTTAAGAGGCTATGAATCTCAAACTCAAATAAACAATATAAAAGCTATAATATCTAATTTATATTCAAGAAATTATAAAAGCTATGAAATAATAACCTTGGGAAAAGAAGTTAATAAATTATCCTTTAATAAAAAAATGCTTCCTGTATTAATAGCAACAGATGTAATAATGATGGGCTTTTTATTCATTGCTGCCATGTTATTCCAAGAAAAACAAGAAGGTAGTATCTCTGCATACAGAGTAACTCCAGCGGGAACAATAAATTATATATTATCAAAAGTACTTATAAATTCATTTCTCGCTATAATATTTGGAATAATAGTTTCCATATTCACTATAGGATTTCAAATAAATTATATAATATACACAATAATAATATTCGTTTCAGCTTTTCTTGTATCTTTATTCGGTTTATTTCTTGCACAATTTTATTCATCTATATCAGATTTCATATATATAGCTTTGATATTCAATGTTATCGCAGCATTACCAGTAATGGGATATTTTAATCCAAGTTTATATATAAACATTTTCAAATATATACCATCATATCCAGTGATGTTTGGAATAGATACCTTAATGACTTCTGGAGATATATCTAATTCTTTAAAAACACTAATAGTACCGATTATAGAATTACTAATAATAAGTCCTTTAACTTATATCACCATAAAAAGAAATCTCATCAGGAGATGA
- a CDS encoding ABC transporter ATP-binding protein, which produces MIEVKNLFHKYSENSDYAVKNVSFEIPKGEIFGFLGPSGAGKSTVQKILIGILKKQKGSIVIDGINSEDLKKDFFEKIGVSFELPNMYSKLSGYENLKYYGGLFKKKTKDPLKLLESVGLLQDKDKKASDYSKGMKQRLIFARSLINDPDILFLDEPLSGLDPSTAKKLKEIIINEKNNGKTIFLTTHNMFVADELCDKVAFINNGEIVAMDTPKNLKIKYGNKSVKIEYHEENKNKEIILFLEKTEDKEKIKKIMDTKEILTIHSGEATLEEIFIQITGRGLS; this is translated from the coding sequence ATGATAGAAGTAAAAAATTTATTCCATAAATACTCAGAAAATTCTGATTATGCTGTAAAAAATGTTTCTTTTGAAATTCCAAAAGGGGAAATATTTGGTTTTCTCGGTCCCAGCGGTGCTGGAAAAAGTACTGTACAAAAAATATTGATTGGAATATTAAAAAAACAAAAGGGAAGTATAGTAATAGATGGCATAAATTCTGAAGATCTAAAAAAAGATTTTTTTGAAAAAATTGGCGTATCTTTTGAACTTCCAAACATGTATTCAAAACTATCTGGATATGAAAATTTAAAATACTATGGTGGATTATTCAAAAAGAAAACAAAAGACCCTTTAAAATTACTCGAAAGCGTTGGATTATTACAAGATAAAGATAAAAAAGCTTCTGATTATTCAAAAGGAATGAAACAAAGACTAATATTTGCAAGATCTCTTATAAATGATCCAGATATATTATTTTTAGATGAACCCCTATCCGGATTAGATCCTTCAACTGCAAAAAAATTAAAAGAAATAATAATAAATGAAAAAAATAATGGAAAAACAATATTTTTAACAACACATAATATGTTTGTTGCAGACGAATTATGCGATAAAGTAGCTTTCATAAACAATGGAGAAATAGTTGCAATGGACACTCCAAAAAATTTAAAAATAAAATATGGAAATAAATCTGTAAAAATTGAATACCATGAAGAAAATAAAAATAAAGAAATAATTTTATTCTTAGAAAAAACTGAAGATAAAGAAAAAATTAAAAAAATAATGGATACAAAAGAAATATTAACCATACATTCTGGTGAAGCAACACTTGAAGAAATATTCATACAAATTACTGGAAGGGGGTTATCATGA
- a CDS encoding GyrI-like domain-containing protein, whose product MKEINYRKDYKNIYLPGKKPCIIDLPLLNYVTVEFEGDPNREEFSELIEALYSFSYTVKMSYKSERIPENYYKYTVFPLEGEWDVLNKSVGNKDKNNFKAKMMMRQPDFLNEELFDYFLKIVKNKKCDNKFVEKLKFEFIDEGLCCQIMHIGIYDEEYKSFEVMDDFCLKNDFFRIDKRHKEIYISDPRRTEVSKLKTVLRYKIAKKDAL is encoded by the coding sequence ATGAAAGAAATTAATTATAGAAAAGATTATAAAAATATTTATTTACCTGGTAAAAAGCCATGTATAATTGATTTGCCATTATTAAATTATGTAACTGTTGAATTTGAAGGAGATCCAAATAGAGAAGAATTTTCTGAATTGATTGAAGCTTTGTATAGTTTTAGTTATACTGTAAAAATGTCTTATAAGAGTGAAAGAATACCAGAAAATTATTATAAATATACAGTATTTCCACTTGAAGGTGAGTGGGATGTTTTGAATAAGAGTGTTGGTAATAAAGATAAGAATAATTTTAAAGCAAAGATGATGATGAGACAACCAGATTTTTTGAATGAAGAGTTATTTGATTATTTTTTAAAAATAGTTAAAAATAAGAAATGTGATAATAAATTTGTTGAAAAATTAAAATTTGAGTTCATTGATGAAGGACTTTGTTGTCAGATTATGCATATTGGAATTTATGATGAAGAGTATAAATCTTTTGAAGTAATGGATGATTTTTGTTTGAAAAATGATTTTTTTAGAATAGATAAAAGACATAAAGAAATTTATATTTCAGATCCAAGAAGAACAGAAGTATCTAAATTAAAAACTGTTTTAAGGTATAAAATAGCAAAAAAAGATGCATTATAA
- a CDS encoding RecQ family ATP-dependent DNA helicase produces MNDKVDKILKEKMNINSLFLNQKKAIDFINSGINVFLIEKTGFGKSLIYQYLTLENGGLTIVFSPLKALMRDQMRSALKLGLRVAAINSDNFSYDNKVAIEKAANGEIDIIFISPERYEDVHWMNMIEKMDIKLFVIDEAHCVSVWGHDFRPAYRRIVEVFEKFENVPILALTATANKRVQKDIMKQLKKGEIIQGNLMRENLSLNVIKAENEREKMIYMYELIKRSPGTGIVYTGTIHNTVYYSKWLNFNGIRTLYYNSKLSAHDKLKVEKLLMENKIKCVVATNSLGMGLNKKDLRFIIHTQIPSSPTHYYQEIGRAGRDGKKSYIFLLHNYKDSRLQFSFINNSKPEPKFYKEVLEFIDSHDFISFYDIKNNIDIDNLKLYNILNDFIDLGAIERFTKNSDIFYKSFHRDNRLNLDFIEKLRDVKISELKSIIRYCSIDSCRMSYLINYLDGEEENICNICDNDKDIKYRINFNIEHEKLLNSFFNKNINIINLKSIDGSYTLTKGIRKSFEECKIFGMNYSDKYYKDSIKFLKNIKWIEEIDFIFYVPSNNYKNNILKNFVEKLSKGLKIEFCDDLKKIKKSNKLSYYKNLEEKKKQVHNSFLLENKEKFFGKNILIIDDFINTGITITEIINLFKKVEVNKIYTFFLSD; encoded by the coding sequence TTGAATGATAAAGTGGATAAAATTTTAAAAGAAAAAATGAATATAAATTCTTTGTTTTTGAATCAAAAAAAAGCTATAGATTTTATTAATTCTGGAATAAATGTATTTTTGATAGAAAAAACAGGTTTTGGTAAGAGTTTAATATATCAATATTTAACTCTTGAAAATGGAGGACTTACTATAGTTTTTTCTCCATTGAAGGCTTTGATGAGAGATCAGATGAGATCTGCTTTGAAATTAGGTCTTAGAGTTGCTGCAATAAATTCTGATAATTTTTCTTATGATAATAAAGTGGCAATAGAAAAAGCTGCAAATGGAGAAATAGATATTATTTTTATTTCTCCTGAAAGATATGAAGATGTTCATTGGATGAATATGATTGAGAAGATGGATATTAAACTTTTTGTAATAGATGAAGCTCATTGTGTATCGGTTTGGGGACATGATTTTAGACCTGCATATAGGAGAATAGTTGAAGTTTTTGAAAAGTTTGAAAATGTACCTATTTTAGCACTTACAGCTACTGCGAATAAAAGGGTTCAAAAGGATATTATGAAACAGTTAAAGAAAGGCGAGATTATTCAAGGGAATCTTATGAGAGAGAATCTTTCTTTGAATGTTATAAAAGCTGAAAATGAGAGAGAAAAGATGATTTATATGTATGAACTTATAAAGAGATCTCCCGGAACTGGAATAGTTTATACCGGTACTATTCATAATACTGTTTATTATTCTAAATGGTTGAATTTTAACGGAATAAGAACACTTTATTATAATTCTAAACTTTCTGCTCATGATAAGTTGAAAGTTGAGAAACTTTTAATGGAAAATAAAATTAAATGTGTTGTGGCAACTAATTCTCTTGGAATGGGTTTAAATAAAAAAGATCTAAGATTTATAATTCATACTCAGATTCCTTCATCTCCAACTCATTATTATCAAGAGATAGGAAGGGCTGGAAGGGATGGTAAAAAAAGTTATATTTTTTTACTTCATAATTATAAGGATTCAAGATTACAATTTTCTTTTATAAATAATTCTAAACCCGAACCAAAATTTTATAAAGAAGTTTTGGAGTTTATAGATTCACATGATTTTATAAGTTTCTATGATATAAAAAATAATATTGATATAGATAATTTAAAACTTTATAATATTTTGAATGATTTTATAGATCTTGGAGCTATTGAAAGATTTACAAAAAATTCTGATATTTTTTATAAAAGTTTTCATAGAGATAATAGATTAAATCTTGATTTTATAGAGAAATTAAGAGATGTTAAGATAAGTGAACTTAAGTCTATAATAAGATATTGTTCTATAGATTCTTGTCGCATGTCATATTTGATTAATTATCTTGATGGTGAAGAAGAAAATATATGTAATATATGTGATAATGATAAGGATATAAAATATAGAATAAATTTTAATATTGAACATGAAAAACTTTTGAATAGTTTTTTTAATAAGAATATTAATATAATAAATTTAAAGAGTATAGATGGTTCTTATACTTTAACTAAAGGTATTAGAAAGAGTTTTGAAGAGTGTAAAATTTTTGGTATGAACTATTCTGATAAATATTATAAGGATTCTATAAAGTTTTTAAAAAATATTAAATGGATAGAAGAGATTGATTTTATTTTTTATGTTCCAAGTAATAATTATAAAAATAATATTTTAAAGAATTTCGTAGAGAAACTTTCAAAAGGCTTGAAAATAGAGTTTTGTGATGATTTAAAGAAAATAAAAAAAAGTAATAAACTTTCTTATTATAAAAATTTAGAAGAAAAGAAGAAACAAGTTCATAATTCATTTTTATTGGAAAATAAAGAGAAGTTTTTTGGGAAAAATATACTAATAATAGATGATTTTATAAATACAGGTATTACTATTACTGAAATTATAAATTTGTTCAAAAAAGTTGAGGTTAATAAGATCTATACGTTTTTTTTATCAGATTGA